From Pagrus major chromosome 9, Pma_NU_1.0, the proteins below share one genomic window:
- the serpine3 gene encoding probable serpin E3, whose amino-acid sequence MCRLPVTSLFICFWLVERSHCDGSLQDSMGELHSRFAVSLYQTLTETENNSNLIVSPVSVSLSLGLLQLGARGNTLAQLEGTLGYNVNDVQVQDFLLHSQSDVSNISQGMWLQQTCTLFIQSGVQLLTEFTQHAAAWANTSVVRANFSHPNHTRSQLERARNNHDETWHLQAGSSSGELSGSGEVQAEALWWGHRLQMALVNTVAFKGVWQKQFLFTNTQNLPFTLSDGTTIKVPMMYQATEVSFGQFRTAADQRYTVLELPYLGRSLSLQVVLPSERKTPLSSLESQLTARQLASWDTGLRRTKMDIFLPRFRMHNKFNLRSVLPAMGISDAFNPTAADFTGISVEESLYMSDAVHEVRMEVTEDGTKAAAATAMVLLKRSRAPVFKADRPFLFLLRQINTGSILFMGRVMNPADQAP is encoded by the exons ATGTGTCGCCTGCCGGTGACTTCACTCTTCATTTGCTTCTGGTTGGTGGAGAGGAGCCACTGCGACGGCAGCCTTCAGGACAGCATGGGAGAGCTGCACAGCAGGTTCGCCGTCAGCCTCTACCAGACGCTCACCGAGACAGAGAACAACTCCAACCTGATCGTGTCACCAGTGAGCGTGTCCTTGTCTCTGGGGCTGCTGCAGCTCGGCGCCCGGGGCAACACGCTGGCTCAGCTGGAGGGGACGCTGGGATACAACGTGAACG ATGTCCAGGTACAAGACTTCCTGTTGCATTCACAGAGTGATGTGAGCAACATCAGCCAGGGGATGTGGCTGCAGCAGACCTGCACGTTGTTCATCCAGAGCGGCGTCCAGCTCCTGACTGAATTCACTCAACATGCAGCAGCCTGGGCCAACACCAGCGTAGTCCGAGCCAACTTCAGTCATCCCAACCACACCCGCAGCCAGCTGGAGCGAGCAAGAAACAACCACG ATGAGACGTGGCACCTCCAGGCAGGAAGCAGCAGCGGGGAGCTGTCGGGCTCAGGCGAGGTCCAGGCAGAGGCCCTGTGGTGGGGTCACCGGCTGCAGATGGCCCTGGTGAACACTGTGGCATTCAAGGGCGTCTGGCAGAAGCAGTTCCTGTTCACCAACACCCAGAACCTGCCCTTTACCCTGTCTGACGGGACCACCATCAAGGTGCCCATGATGTACCAGGCTACAGAGGTCAGCTTTG GTCAGTTCAGGACAGCAGCAGATCAGCGTTACACTGTGTTGGAGCTGCCGTACCTGGGCCGCTCCCTCAGCCTGCAGGTGGTCCTGCCCAGCGAGAGGAAGACGCCGCTGTCCTCCCTTGAGTCCCAGCTCACTGCTCGTCAGCTGGCCTCCTGGGACACCGGCCTGCGCAGAACCAAGATGGACATTTTCTTACCCAG GTTCAGAATGCACAATAAGTTCAACCTGAGGTCGGTGCTTCCTGCCATGGGCATCAGTGACGCCTTTAACCCCACAGCAGCTGATTTCACAGGAATATCAG TGGAGGAGAGCCTTTACATGTCTGATGCCGTCCATGAAGTGAGAATGGAGGTGACAGAAGACGGGACGAAGGCAGCTGCTGCTACGG CGATGGTGCTACTCAAACGATCCCGTGCTCCTGTTTTCAAGGCGGACCGGCCGTTCTTGTTTCTTCTACGACAGATTAACACAG GATCCATCTTGTTCATGGGCCGAGTGATGAACCCAGCGGACCAGGCACCCTAA